The genome window AGGCTGGCACTCCGGCTAGGCTTCACTTCTTCCGCGACGAAGATGACTCGTGTTCTGAGCAGGTTTTGATACCTAAATATGGACTTAGCCGATTCTTGCCGCCACACGAGACCACAACGATCGAGTTCGTTCCCGACGAGGTCGGGCGGTTTCCGTTCCACTGCGGCATGAACATGATGCGGGGCGAAATCGTAGTTAGAGGCAGGGACGATGGCTGAGAGCCAGCAGAAGATCAGCCTGCCGGTGACCGGCATGTCTTGCGCGGCGTGCGCCAGTCGGACCGAGAAGAACTTGAGGCGCGCGGCAGGCGTTTCCGACGCGAGCGTCAATTTTGCCACTAAGAACGCGACGGTCTCTTACGATCCGGGTGTGACGAGCACGCAGCAGATCGTAGATGCGATCAGGACGACCGGTTTCGATACCGCCGGAATAAAACAGGGCGAGATCGCAGCGAGCGATGCGGGAGCGGTGGAGGCCGTTCGAGCGATCCCCGGAGTGTTGGCGGCGAGCCAGGCGAACGGCTTCGTGTCGGTCGAATACCTCGGGCCAGTGATCGGCATCGACGAAATCACATCGGTTCTGCAGCGCAAAGGCATTGACGCAACTGCGGACGACGAGGCCGACGACGAAGACTGGGAGCAGAAGGCGAGGGCCGCCGAAATCGCGGACCTCAAGGGCCGTCTTTTGGTCGCGGCGATGTTGGGGATTCCCGTCTTGCTCATCGCGATGTTGCCGCACGTGTTGCCAGAGACGATGCTGCTGCACAACCTCCTCGAGGACGTGGGATTCGACTGGATACAACTCGTGTTCACGCTGCCGATTCTCGTCTACTCGGGCAAGTCGTTCTTCGTGGGGGCTTGGAAGTCGTTCATGCACCGTGCCGCGGACATGAACACGCTCGTGGCGCTCGGCACTGGCGCAGCGTTCGTTTACAGCGCCGCTGCAGTTGTGTTCCCGTATGCGGTCGACCCTATCACCGGGCGAGCACCGGTTTACTTCGAAGCGGCTGCGGTGATCATCGCACTCGTTCTGTTAGGGCGATTGATGGAGGTCAAGGCCAAGTCGCAGACAGGCGAGTCGATCAGAGCGTTGATGGGCCTGCAGGCCGTGACAGCGCGAGTCGTGCGAGACGGTGAGACAAGAGATGTCCCGATCGATCAAGTGCGGCTCAGCGAGTCGGTCATCGTGCGGCCTGGTGAACGGATTGCAGTAGATGGAGTCATCACAGAGGGTACGACGGCAGTCGACGAGTCGATGCTGACCGGCGAGAGCATGCCTGTCAGCAAGGTCGTGGGCGACAGCGTGTTCGGCGCGACGGTCAACGGCACCGGCTCGATCACGGTCGAGGTCACCAAGATCGGTCGCGACACTGCGTTGCAGCGGATCATCAAGCTGGTGCAGGACGCCCAGGGCAGCAAGGCGCCGATCCAGAGGCTTGCGGACGTCATCAGCGGCGTGTTCGTGCCGATCGTGATGATCGTCGCAGTGGTCACGTTTGCCGTATGGTTTGTTTCAGCGCCCACGGACGTCAGGCTCAGCCAGGCGCTCGTCGCCTCAGTTGCAGTGCTGATCATTGCGTGCCCTTGCGCGCTCGGCCTTGCGACGCCGACCGCGATCATGGTCGGGACTGGAAGAGCCGCACGGATGGGCGTGCTCATCAAGGGCGGCGAGAGTTTGGAGACTGCCCAGGGCATCAGCGTCGTTATTCTCGACAAGACCGGCACGATCACGGCGGGCAAGCCGACGTTGACGGCAGTGGTGCCGACAAACCGTTGGAGCGAGGAAGACCTGCTTGCGATGGTCGCGTCCGCCGAAGCAAAGTCGGAGCACCCGCTCGGCCAGGCGATCGTCGACGGCGCGATGGAGCGAGGGATTCAGCTGAAGAACGCTACGGACTTTCAGTCGATTACCGGTCGCGGCTTGAGCGCGATGGTCGATGGTTGCGAAGTCTTGGCCGGAAACAAACTGTTGATGAGCGAGCGCGGCATCGACACGTCGGCGCTCGACGCTCAGATGGCAGAGCTGGCAGGCCGAGCCGAGACGCCGATGCTCGTCGCACTGGCGGGCGAGCTTGCGGGGCTCGTCTCTGTCACGGACCCGATCAAGAAGGGTTCCAAGAGCGCGATCCAAGAATTGAAGGACATGGGCGTGGCCGTCGTGATGATCACGGGCGACAACCAGCGCACTGCCGACGCCGTCGCGCGAGAAGCGGGCATCGACCGCGTGCTCGCCGAGGTGCTGCCAGAGCACAAGGCCCGCGAGGTCAAGAAGCTGCAAGGCGAAGGACGCATTGTGGCGATGGTCGGCGACGGCATCAACGATGCTCCCGCCTTGGCGCAGGCGGACGTCGGCATCGCGATCGGGACGGGCACCGACGTCGCGATGGAGGCCAGCGACATCACCCTGATGCGCAGCGATCTGCACGGCGTCGTTCAGGCGATCCGCCTTTCGCGCGGGACGATGCGCACGATCAAACAGAATCTGTTCTTCGCGTTCTTCTATAACACGCTGGGAATTCCCCTTGCTGCGGGAGTTCTGTATCCGGTGTTCGGAATGCTGCTTTCGCCGATCTTCGCAAGCGCCGCGATGGCGCTGAGCAGCGTGTCGGTCGTGACGAACAGTCTGCGCCTCCGCAAGTCACGGCTGTAGGCCGGTATATTAACGGTCACCATGTTCGCACGCCGTGTGACGTTCTCTCTGGCGCTGTTCTTGGGCCTCTTTGGGCAATGCCTCGCTCAAGGTTTTTCGCTAACGATCTTGCACACGAACGACATGCACGCGCACATGGATGCAACGCGCCTTAACGGCGTCATGTACGGCGGCTATGCGCGCCAGGCGACGTTGGTCAAGCGTATAAGAAGCAAGGTTGGCAATGTATTGCTGCTGAATGGCGGTGATACGTTTCAAGGGACGATCTACTTCAACGCGTACGAGGGCCTGAGTGACCTGGCATTCATGAACTACGTCGGCTACGACGCTATGGCGGCGGGCAACCATGAGTTCGATCGCGGCCCGTCGGTGCTCGCTGCGTTTATCAGATTGATGAACTTTCCGATGCTGGCCGCGAACATAAACATCAGCCGCGACGAGCACCTGCGCGGGCTCATCGGCAAGTCGACGACGATAAAAGTCGGCGGTCAGACGATCGGGATCGTTGGAGCGGTCACTCCGTCTTTGCACGCGATCAGTTCGCCGGGAGAGGACGTCAAAATGCTCGACATCCTCGCTTCGACGCAAGCTGAGATCGATAGGCTGCGCGCGGACGGCATCAACAAGATCGTGATGGTGTCGCACGTCGGCTACAGCTCGGAGGTCTGGCTGGCGCAGCAGCTCAAGGGCATCGACGTGATCGTCGGCGGACACTCCCACACGCTGCTCGGATCGATGGACGGA of Armatimonadota bacterium contains these proteins:
- a CDS encoding cupredoxin domain-containing protein, with product MDVPEVVVLAMGGLAVAGIVWYFFLGEKTKSTAVVAAAGYQEATVTISGGYDPAVIEFEAGTPARLHFFRDEDDSCSEQVLIPKYGLSRFLPPHETTTIEFVPDEVGRFPFHCGMNMMRGEIVVRGRDDG
- a CDS encoding copper-translocating P-type ATPase is translated as MAESQQKISLPVTGMSCAACASRTEKNLRRAAGVSDASVNFATKNATVSYDPGVTSTQQIVDAIRTTGFDTAGIKQGEIAASDAGAVEAVRAIPGVLAASQANGFVSVEYLGPVIGIDEITSVLQRKGIDATADDEADDEDWEQKARAAEIADLKGRLLVAAMLGIPVLLIAMLPHVLPETMLLHNLLEDVGFDWIQLVFTLPILVYSGKSFFVGAWKSFMHRAADMNTLVALGTGAAFVYSAAAVVFPYAVDPITGRAPVYFEAAAVIIALVLLGRLMEVKAKSQTGESIRALMGLQAVTARVVRDGETRDVPIDQVRLSESVIVRPGERIAVDGVITEGTTAVDESMLTGESMPVSKVVGDSVFGATVNGTGSITVEVTKIGRDTALQRIIKLVQDAQGSKAPIQRLADVISGVFVPIVMIVAVVTFAVWFVSAPTDVRLSQALVASVAVLIIACPCALGLATPTAIMVGTGRAARMGVLIKGGESLETAQGISVVILDKTGTITAGKPTLTAVVPTNRWSEEDLLAMVASAEAKSEHPLGQAIVDGAMERGIQLKNATDFQSITGRGLSAMVDGCEVLAGNKLLMSERGIDTSALDAQMAELAGRAETPMLVALAGELAGLVSVTDPIKKGSKSAIQELKDMGVAVVMITGDNQRTADAVAREAGIDRVLAEVLPEHKAREVKKLQGEGRIVAMVGDGINDAPALAQADVGIAIGTGTDVAMEASDITLMRSDLHGVVQAIRLSRGTMRTIKQNLFFAFFYNTLGIPLAAGVLYPVFGMLLSPIFASAAMALSSVSVVTNSLRLRKSRL